The genomic segment GCGCTGCGCGACCACGCCTGCGACGCCGACCGGCACCGCTTCGGCGAGCTGCTCTGGTATGACCGCGCCGGCCTCGACGCCGACCTCGCCGTCGAGCTGTACGGCTTCGACGGCGACCCGATGAACCGGCCGCTCTTCCCGGACGTCCTCGACGTGCTGACCCGGCTGCGGGCGGCCGGTCTGCGTACCGTGGTGGTCAGCGACACCCACCTGGACCTGCGGCCGTTGCTCGGCTTCCACGGGGCGGGCGACCTGATCGACGGCTACGTGCTCTCCAACGAGCACGGCCGGCAGAAGCCCGACCCGGACCTGTTCTGGGCCGCCCTGCGCGAGCTGCGGGCCCGGCCGGAGCGCACCCTGATGGTCGGCGACCGCCCCAACAAGGACGGCGGCGCGGCGGCGATCGGCATCACCACCCTGATCCTCCCGCACCGCCTCGCCCACCGAAACCGCCCCCGCCTCACCCCGCTGCTGACCCTGACCCGGTGATGGGTCCGTCACGCGCTGGACCGGATCGCCGCGCATGAGCACGGTCAGAGCGGGTCGTCGCGGCCGAGTTCCCAGCAGGCGACGGCGGTGGCGGCGGCCACGTTCAGCGAGTCGACGCCGCGCCGCATCGGGATCACCACCCGGACGTCGCTGCCGGCCATCGCCGCCGCCGACAGCCCGGCCCCCTCGGCGCCCAGCAGCAGCGCGGCCCGGGACCGCTGGGCGGCGGTGAGCCGCTGGATCGGCACCGCGTCGGCGGCCGGCGTCAGCGCCAGCACCGTGAACCCGGCCGCCCGGACCTGCGCCAACCCGCCCGGCCAGGGCTCCAACCGGGCGTACGGCAGCGCGAAAACCTCGCCCATGCTGACCCGTACGCTGCGCCGGTAGAGCGGGTCGGCGCAGGACGGCGAGAGCAGCACTCCGTCCACCCCGAGCGCCGCCGCCCCCCGGAAGATCGCCCCGAGATTGGTGTGGTTGTTGACGTCCTCCAACACCACCACCCGCCGCGCGGCCGCGAGCACCGCCTCCGCCGTCAGCGGCTCACCCCGGTGAAACGACGCCAGCACCCCACGGTGTACGTGGAAACCGGTCGCCTTCTCCAGCACGTCCTGCCCGGCGGCGTAGACCGGCGCGGCCCCGGTGTCCAGGTCGGCGAGCTGGTCGACCCGCTTGGCGTCGACCAGGAACGATCGGGGCCGGTAGCCGGCCCGCAGCGCCCGCCGCAGCACCAGCTCCCCCTCGGCGATGAAGAGCCCGTGCGGCGGCTCCCACCGGGTCCGCAGCTCCACGTCGGTGAGCGCACGGTAGTCGGCGATCCGCTCGTCGCCGGGGTCGGTGATCTGCTCGAAGGGCACGGTCCCGATTCTGCCGGCTCGGTCGGCGGCGTCATCGCCAGGGCGACGAACGCCGCCCTGGCGGCCGGCTCGACGGGCCGGTTGCCGGCGTCGCGGTCAGCCGCTGATGAGTGCGGCGACGGTGGCGCCGGCGGTGGCGGTGCGGCCCGTCGTGTGCTGATAGCGCCGCACGATGTCATGGTGCCGGATTCGCCTACCGAACCGCCGCTCGGCGCGCAGCAGCGAATTGCGGTGCGGCGGTGGGAATGCCGCCGCCAGGTCGGTGAGCAGTGCCTGGGCATTCACGCCTGCGGTGGTCAGCACCCAGGCGGCGCCGGGATCGAGCGCGACGAGCGCGAGCGCCAAGTGCTCCGGCCGGTGCTCGCGCTCACGGCGGGCGAGCGCGAGTCGCAGGGATGCCTCGTAGGCCGCCTGCGCATCCAGC from the Solwaraspora sp. WMMD1047 genome contains:
- a CDS encoding HAD family hydrolase, translating into MSEYDGVLLDWSGTLVLDPEPADRLRWALRRLGRTPDDGTVLGLLHRLQRAALAPQVAEALRDHACDADRHRFGELLWYDRAGLDADLAVELYGFDGDPMNRPLFPDVLDVLTRLRAAGLRTVVVSDTHLDLRPLLGFHGAGDLIDGYVLSNEHGRQKPDPDLFWAALRELRARPERTLMVGDRPNKDGGAAAIGITTLILPHRLAHRNRPRLTPLLTLTR
- a CDS encoding RNA methyltransferase; its protein translation is MPFEQITDPGDERIADYRALTDVELRTRWEPPHGLFIAEGELVLRRALRAGYRPRSFLVDAKRVDQLADLDTGAAPVYAAGQDVLEKATGFHVHRGVLASFHRGEPLTAEAVLAAARRVVVLEDVNNHTNLGAIFRGAAALGVDGVLLSPSCADPLYRRSVRVSMGEVFALPYARLEPWPGGLAQVRAAGFTVLALTPAADAVPIQRLTAAQRSRAALLLGAEGAGLSAAAMAGSDVRVVIPMRRGVDSLNVAAATAVACWELGRDDPL